The nucleotide window AAAGAGATGGCCAGCATTATTTTACATGGTGATCTAAAACTTTTCTTATTATTTCCCTAGGATATTTGGGACAAGCTAATCATGAAAACGAGCCGAGTGGAACTTTTTCAGCGCGTCAGCTTGATGACACTGGACAGTATTTTGAAATGTGCTTTTAGCTGCCATAGCAACTGCCAGAAAAACAGGTGGATATTAGGAGAGATTTTGATTAGATGCTCTGGGGAATAAAATGACCTATTTAAGTTGACATGGATGTATAATTTTAGAAATGAACCTGGTCTCAGAGGATGAATCCTTTAAGCAGGTACAGCATTTTATAAAGAGCTATGAAATCTGTTGCTTTTGTAAAGATCACGAAGTAGGTGAGATTTCACCTCCAAATTGGGTTCTCCTGTCTCTAAGGTATTCCTGGAAGTGCTTCCTAGTAGAATTTGTTAAATACCTAAATCAGTTGGAAcaagttatttataatttatacagCAAGCACTTTACTATTATAGAAGGGAgatatttgacaacaagtaattgacataaaaaaaacaggaaattaaggggggcggagccagtgccCGATCGAGCAGGACGCGTTACTGTGCAGCTCCATGAGCTGGCCCCGACTAACAAGACTTTTTGCAGCCAATTAATTACCCACAAGGGTCCGGTGGGGCTCCCTGGACTTCTTAacccatggggaaaaaaaattaaaagcaccAGGCGGATCTGGGCTCCAGTTCCAAAAACATTGGTGCGTACATGCACCCGACCGCGTGGCCAGATccttccaagatggcgccggctggGGCCTACTTCTCTGCTTCGTCGGACGATGACAGCCTCCAGGATCTTCCTCCTGTCCCATCCCAGGTACGCTCTGTATCCCAGGCACCTCTGGAGGAGGGTGATTCTGCACCCTCTACTAAAGCAGACATACAAGCGCTGAGGCAAGACATAAAAGCCATGTTCCAGGCAGATATGGCCCTAGTTCGGGAAGAAGTCATAACACTTTACTAGCAGAGTGGACGCAGTGGAAGGAGACATGGGAGGCACCAAACTGGCACAATCTGCCACAGATGCTGCTCTTAGTTCACTACAGAAGAGATGTGACGACTTCACAGCACAACTGGCTAGCATGGAAGACAGGGCTAAAGCACGCAATGTGAGAATACGTGGCGTCCCCGACACCATCTTAAATGCTGAATTACCCCATTACTGCAGGAGGCTTATTTCCACACTCCTGCCGCCAAAACAGTCAAAACGGCTCGTGGTGGATACCTGCTTCTGTCTCCCAAAGCACCCAAAGATGCAACTATGGATGTATTGCTGAAGTTAGCAAAGGACTCCGACCGAGGGGCCCTCATGGGCGCAGTTAAAAGCTCTCCCACAATACCCTTCGAGGGAGCACACCTAGTCTTTTACAGAGACTTTTCTAGAGGTACCCTCACCTGGAGGAGGGCGCTCCGACCAGTTACGCAACTACTGAGAGAACACTCCATCCCATACAAGTGGGGCCTGCACCGATTGGCGGACAAGAACGACCAGACGCATCTCCTGACACACACTTCAGAGGCAACGACGTTCCTCCATTCCTTGGGTCTACCGACGGGGACCGTGAAGAAGACTGCATAATCACCCTGGACTGTGGAGAGAATTACTCCCTTTGTGCCCAGACGGGCAGCACCGGAGGCTACTGACTCTCATACCTGACGCCAAGGGTGGCTGACATACTGTTAAACGCAttatttactttttcataattctGTGTTGGACTTTAAGTCTCCCTAGCACTCTGGCTCCGTAAGCATATGACTTGCATACTACCCAGTTGTTAACCCCCCCATAAGCCAGACTGAACGTGCCTAATTGCCCCTTTCTTGCAGTATATGTTCCATCACACGTTCAGCCTCAGCTCTGAGCCTTTACTTCATACCCTCATGGCCGGAACCGGCCACAGTTACGAGTAGCTTATATGCAGAAATCGAACGCATATAGGTGCCATATGCTCAACTCGCAGTCGGCACATTGCTTTGCCAAGCTGCAGGCACACAAAGCCTTGTACCTGTCCCCCtgattcactgttatagatattGACTACTGACATGCAGGGTTTCAAAgttaatatatgtaaaaaaaaaaacaggttgttaCTATACTTGTGGAGTGATTGTTGTACCACTCATGTAAGCATTGATATCTTCACCTTACAGTTGTGATATGCTCAAATGTTAAGctgaccacaaaaataaagaattaaaaaaaaaaaaaaaggaaatttaagaGGGTTCTGCTCAAACAAACTTAATCTATGAGGAAGTCTTCCCCCTTTTCCCACACTGTGCTTTGTCAATGTCTGTCTTCTGTTCTGCAGGGACAATGTGTACGTCAAGGCAGTGTATGATATCTCCGCCATAGTGGACTTCAGATTCCTATTCTTTCCATATCACAGCAATCTCATCTTCCATCTGAGTCCCCACGGATATCGATTTCGGAGAGCCTGTGCTATAACACATCGCCATACAGGTATTCACAATCCACCAGTGATCCCAACAAACAGGGGACTAGATATTTTAATAGACATGGCCGTTTTATTGGGTAGGGTTTTTATTTACTCTAATGTGGCAATTGACTAGCAGTCACTGGCCAgttgccacataattaacccttgtgcTGCTGAGGATCATTTAACTATGTGCCTGCTGGGTCCTAGCACTGCCAGCAGGCGAATAGTTCTTCAAATGATCAATTtacttgcaaaatgcaagtgactCATTTGCAAACCTGCATCTTGCCGGATGCATTCAGTGCATCCCAGTGCGAGGGGAGTAAAAGGGGTGGAGCCAGTGAAGTGGTAGTGTCAAGACTCCTCCCCGAAGGAGCGCATCCGCTTAGTAAGGGGGTGGGTCAGGTCAAGATAATGACAGGACAGCTTGATGTGAGTGCATCTGACTGCCTGTCAATCATTCAGTCCAGCCAACTGAGTGCAGGACATGCAAGGAGCACTGTTTCAGGGTACTAGTGCTCTAATCCTTGCTTGAATGTGTCTATTGATGCGCTCGTGGTATGATTGTTAGGGAACGTTCCCTGATGTCCTCAAaagcgggacaccagggaactatggCAGAACGGCTGAGTAGGACCTGAATTTCGGGACGGGACTGTCATGTCAAGACGATTGGGAGGCAGACCTATGGAATAAAGAATGAGTGCAAtaaacaaacatgaattcattgtgcacagatacagatacacaatgtAAAACAATATGGGAAAAAGGCCAAATCCATAATCAGGGCTGATAACAGAAGGCTTGGAGGTCAGGCCCGAACATAAACACTCAGGTTAGGCTTTTGACTGGCTAAGCATTGTGACGTATACAGTCCACGAACGGGTAACATTAGCTCTCCAGGTGCTTATGGACTGTATTCCCCATGATGCTCTTTCAACCAAAAGCCTTTCTAAAAACTCATGTCCCTTTCTCCATCCACCTACTTCCTGCCCCCCACCAAATGAGCACATAGTGGGACCCTCATTGTTCGGCCGAGCCCCTTACAGGGTTAATGTGGCCATAACCATTATTATTTTGCACAGCaagtatatttcatgcaaaatcaGAATTCCATGAAAAAGTTCACAGCTTAGTGCTATGCTAAAAAACAGAGTGAAAGGGGCGATGGTGAATTACAGTCCAGCAAAGTCAtgtcttatatttatatttaactttACGAACTTTGAATGCTTTTTGAAAAGATGAAAAACAGTCAGCCAggttaataaattaatattttacatGATAACTAACCCAACCTTTCATTTTATAACTCGATAACTAGATAAGGTGATACAAGAACGAAAAGAATccataaaaaatgaaaaagaaatggaaaaaataaaggagaaaagacatttggattttttggatattctcttgtttGCCACGGTCTGTGATCACATAATGATACTGTTTgtgttttcgtttgtttgtttttaaataaacctttGCATCATGTGGGGTTTAGTAACAATGTTTCAAATTGACAAGGGAGTCAAAAATTGGCAAGCTGGAAAAAGTAATGCGTTAAAGATTTTTTCCTATTTTAGGTTCAATTTTTTTACTTCATGTTTTTAGACCTCTACAAGTCATAgtccaattaaaggaacactagagtgttAGGTAAACAAGCCTGTGTTCCTAATGCTTTAGTATCATGGTTCCTAGTAAAATACAAGTTCTCCTCCCtccatttgtgttaattattttacttactgaggctcccttggcactgctTTGCTCTCCACATTGGCCAAATCCAATGCTCCTCTTAGAGAAGCTTTGGGGGACATGTGCGGTGAGTGCACACACAACCTTCCACATAGACCAACATTAAATAAATGCTCTTCATGATGGCATCTACATCACGTGAGAGGTTTTTACTTAGTGCTGCAGATGCTGCTCTCGCGGCTATTCgtatgacagccacaagaggtggatttaaccctcaatgtaaatgttgcctttaaaaaaaaaaaaaaaaaaaaatgtaaaatccagtgttttacattgcatgaaTACAAATAAAggaccatgggtgactttagaagtctttttttaaaaatctcataaatgttgattttaaaaattcttatgaaATCTGCTCTAACTTGAAATAGCTGCCATCACTTTAATATTTGATTCCATGTAGCTATGAATTGTAGAATTTCTCTTCTACTCTGGCCTTTCCAATACTACTATCCTGATTTgttgaagggttactccaatcaccctgaccacttcagtgattttttgttttttttgtgtgtagtcATGAAacctgaagtctgtatgtgcGGCATTTCATATTTGACTTAAACCCTTTGGTGTTGGACGTGTAAGGGTGTTTCTAGAATTTGGCAATTTTCTATTCTGGCTATTCACAATCACTGGGTTAGCGAATAAATTACTATTTGTTAAACCCCTATGTGATTCTTTATGTAACTGCTTTAATACTTGGAAATGAGAAATGTTATGAAGGTTAAATGCTTTCTAGGATGAGAATGGTAAAGGTTTATCCAATGAAGACCTGCGAGCTGAAGTGGACACCTTTATGTTTGAAGGACACGATACAACAGCCAGCGGAATATCCTGGATCCTGTATTGTATGGCCAAATACCCCGAGCATCAAGAAAAATGCTGGGAAGAGATCAGAGAGGTCTTAGGAGATCGACAATACATGGAGTGGTGAGATTTACTACTACTtactaaaatatacaatatacttTCTTGTGGTGGTTGACATTTCATCCAAAATCCCAAACTCTAAGAAATTGCCACGTGACCGAAAAAtaactttcttttatttattgtttgtttggGATGCACTCACTAAACTCTAATTTTAGTAAGTGTCCATTCTATCTTTTATCATGTTCTCTGGAGAAAACACCATGTttttactgggggaggggggggggggcaggggggagagggagaagggAAGGATCAGCTTTTCAGAAGGTTCTGAAGCTAAATGTAAGGATATTAGATGGTTAGTATATCAGAAATTCTGAAAAAACTAATTGCATATTTCTTATATGTAGCATGGGGTACCATGGGAACAGAAAAGAGTAAAGAGTCTTAAAAATGAATTCAAAGGGATTTTCCAATGTAAGATCataatagccaaactgtaaaaaaaattctcaagCTTGATAGACATTATACATTTCGACATTGTTTAGCTGAACAATGTCTACATCATTAACTTATTTGCCGAATGATCCTTTTTTATCGTTTTCAAATATAATGGCCATGCAAACACTGGTTATAAAAAGTTTATATTAAACGTTCCTTCTCCATAATTCCAACTATCACTCATAATTTTCCCATAAAAGTTCCCCTAATATAATTAAGAATGGACACTGAAGGTTCTCTTCAAATTCCAGATTCTAAAAGTTGATGGTTTGTCAAGGGTAGCTTGTTTTTACATGTGGAATGTTTGGTGCACGGTGAGACGTGTATGGAGGAATGTTGTGTagcctatattattattttaccaGTCCCTATATCACTCTTTGTTTTTCAGGGAGGATTTGGGTAAAATCCCCTACACCACAATGTGCATCAAAGAGTGCCTTCGTTTGTACCCCCcagtgcctggagtatcccgcTTTTTAAGGAAGGAGGTCAAATTCTTTGATGGACGTTCTGTCCCAGCAGGTAACTGAGCTTTGCTATAAGCTTCCAGGTGGCTATGAAGCTTTAAGGATTCTCATTCCAAGCTCCTCTTCCAGTCTGAGCAATATTCAGAGGTCAAACTTTTCAAAATGCATAGGGAGTAAACTGCTTTTCTCGCATAGTGTATATATTCatgttcatatattttttttttctcgttctAAATATTGGATATAAGTTTTTTTATGAATGTATGTTCTATACTAATTATGTAGTTTCTTAACAGGGACATTGGTTGCCCTGAATATTTATGCCATCCACCGAAATCCTAGTGTCTGGGAGAATCCAAAGGTGAGAAAAGATAATCTTGTTCATCCTATCTTCGAAAAAGATCATCTAATTCTGACCTCAGAGAATTAGTTGTGGGTGCTGGGGAATACCTCTGTTTTTGCAAAACATCTGAATATTGTTTGACACGAAAGAAAGTAATTACCCCATAGCTTCCATGGACCAAAACTACATacatttgtgctcggaatttatctaatatggaatgtagaaggagaagcaaagttggttgaggtcgGTGTACCGAAACCAACGtgcgagtaggcctgtaaaagagggcccacaaaggtgaattgttaatataaatgggtgtaggtgggtggggacaaacagcttgcacgacaaaggtaagtaggggggtaggatttatataggatcataactcctcccacaaattcaggccaaatggccttccaacttgtgctcggaatttatctaatacgtaatggaatgtagaaagagaagcaaagttggttgaggtgtgccgaaaccaacgtacgagtaggcctgtaaaagagggcaaaaagaggattcaaagaaaacacactttatgcaAGTTAAATACAGCATGGGTACTGAAAGCTTgtaaggagcttttactctgattgaggtatatataTAACTGTGCTGAGGATTAGCCGTTGCCCCATCACTTAGTGATGTAAactggggtgtaagagcttgaaGGTGCTGATGCAGCACTTTGTGACAGAAAGACCAGCAAAGGAAGCTATGATGTATCTCCATCCTAATGGAAGGTTTAGACGTGGAGTAGTGGATTAGGACTGATAGTGTGTGGTTGACCTTGGAGACATAAAGCGGtgtgacagcataggaggtttAAGTAAGATGCTTGATTTGTAGGTTTGGAGAAAGAGGCAAAAAACATATTGTAACTGCAAAAGTCTTGATTCAAGCAAACTCTAATTGTGATATGTACAAAATACAAGGCCCTGGCGTTGGTGATAGAGTAGTCGTGAAAATGCGTGAAGTGTGCACACCTGTACGTTTTGAAattgtgtgcttagtccaagattagcTCATGGAATGGTGGTATCTTGGATGGTATGTAGTGGATcgtagggagtgcctgaaagAAAACCTTAAATTGAGAGCGTGCAAAGTGTCAGCAGTTGTGTAGTGGAcaccaggaataaaaatttaGACTAGAAAGAACTGAGGGGTTTCTACCTGCCAAATTAGCATGCGTATTAGCCACAGTGGCGGCGAGTATGACCACCCTTGCTAATGAAATCACAGGCTGCGGAGTTGTCAGAGCAGCATTTAACTGCCTTGCCGGTCCAAAGGTGATCCCATGTGAGGGTGGCCACCACGTTGGAGTAGATCTGACAAAGTAGAAGTCTCTCTAAAGGCCGTCAAGGCATCCGTCACAGTGGGCCAGGCATACCTAACCCGAGGTTgcctggtgacagagggaccccGCGTGTTGTGAAAAGGAGGCTGCGGTGGTGTGAACACTATTAGGTGTTTGTGAACCTGCTAAATCAACAAAAAATTAATCCATATAGTGGATGACCTGAATATTTTTAGGAACGGCCAGCAGAGGGTTTGTGCGAAGATGTTGAATACTTAGGGCTGCTTCTAGAGCCAAACGTAGACAAGGTGCCATTGTGGAGGGTGAATAGGtagtagattaaccccttaaggaccaaacttctggaataaaaggggatcatgacatgtcacacatgacatgtgtccttaagtggttaaaggcgTTGGATAAGTCTGACTTGCTCAACCAAGCCGTACTACTTGCTGaagtgatagcttgtatggcatggtcgatttgcgtagtgcagtgagaactccTTAACGGGAATGAGGAGTTTTGATGTTTGGAATGGAAGTAGAGTGCGGTGAGGAAGGGGACTATGATCAGATGTATAAAAGGGTATTGTGAATGGCTACCTCGATGGGAATGGTACGCCAAGATGAGAAATGTGAGGACCGGAAAAGAGGCGATCGTGAAACCagcgtatgattgctgtggacagaaggtggtccaccgtaagaggGTCAATGGATGTAGATAATAGGTTGGGGCATATGAGTGTACCGGTGGGAATGGCGATAAGGCCCATGTGAGTGGAAAAGAATGGTCCGGTGAGACAtatggagtagtgatagtggatggtgggggacggggagggaaatgaggggtaagTCAGACTGTATGACCGAGATCGCCAGTTGAGGGCCTGCTGGGCTTAATGagacacctggtgtggctatagccgaTTCCACTTAAGCCTGTTGATCATTTGGAGGCTGGCCGGGATAGCGACCGGGGTCtcctgattggaatctgaggagtaaGCTGATGGCCCTTGGGAACTAGAGCCGG belongs to Pelobates fuscus isolate aPelFus1 chromosome 7, aPelFus1.pri, whole genome shotgun sequence and includes:
- the LOC134568995 gene encoding cytochrome P450 4B1-like isoform X2 codes for the protein MEIETARTWLSLDIQHYLRLLLTLCLVAIVLKISQLFIKKRKLEKIFQQFPGPPRHWLLGNVDKLRRDGNDLDTIVTWSKTYGGAYPIWFWNFNAFLFLTHPDYAKAVFGREGKGLLILDGQKWFQHRRLLTPGFHYDVLKPYTKLMSDSTVVMLDIWDKLIMKTSRVELFQRVSLMTLDSILKCAFSCHSNCQKNRDNVYVKAVYDISAIVDFRFLFFPYHSNLIFHLSPHGYRFRRACAITHRHTDKVIQERKESIKNEKEMEKIKEKRHLDFLDILLFATDENGKGLSNEDLRAEVDTFMFEGHDTTASGISWILYCMAKYPEHQEKCWEEIREVLGDRQYMEWEDLGKIPYTTMCIKECLRLYPPVPGVSRFLRKEVKFFDGRSVPAGTLVALNIYAIHRNPSVWENPKVFNPLRFSPENSANRHSHAFVPFAAGPRNCIGQNFAMNEMKVAVILTLQRFQLEPDLANPPIKIPQLILKSKNGIHVHLRKRQC
- the LOC134568995 gene encoding cytochrome P450 4B1-like isoform X1, translating into MEIETARTWLSLDIQHYLRLLLTLCLVAIVLKISQLFIKKRKLEKIFQQFPGPPRHWLLGNVDKLRRDGNDLDTIVTWSKTYGGAYPIWFWNFNAFLFLTHPDYAKAVFGREDPKATTYRFLIPWIGKGLLILDGQKWFQHRRLLTPGFHYDVLKPYTKLMSDSTVVMLDIWDKLIMKTSRVELFQRVSLMTLDSILKCAFSCHSNCQKNRDNVYVKAVYDISAIVDFRFLFFPYHSNLIFHLSPHGYRFRRACAITHRHTDKVIQERKESIKNEKEMEKIKEKRHLDFLDILLFATDENGKGLSNEDLRAEVDTFMFEGHDTTASGISWILYCMAKYPEHQEKCWEEIREVLGDRQYMEWEDLGKIPYTTMCIKECLRLYPPVPGVSRFLRKEVKFFDGRSVPAGTLVALNIYAIHRNPSVWENPKVFNPLRFSPENSANRHSHAFVPFAAGPRNCIGQNFAMNEMKVAVILTLQRFQLEPDLANPPIKIPQLILKSKNGIHVHLRKRQC